Proteins co-encoded in one Candidatus Stygibacter australis genomic window:
- the mfd gene encoding transcription-repair coupling factor: MQYYDLIKHDLDKSAFFRNFGSILQEDVRGNLFHHLNRTVKALLLSRAYFETGKNIILVCADDKLAEDFMDDLQLLAGKENVYMLPDYETLAYEQRSPHYTIRAERIRTLSRAFTAAPAIYTVSIRSLLRKIVPAEVFSRYVIKLKILETKNPDHLISELVGMGYKNEFQVTKVGQLARRGGIIDIFSPNLPNPVRIEYFGNEIESMRYFSISSQRSIGKEIEEITLIPSREFSLHDISASDRLWERIHEQGFYEGIEQDISLLLKKTSGFADYFSEESTIFFWDEYQFFSATYREIQDETQQLYLKAREKKHQDELPEPEDLFYSRSYIQRLFQRFSHYFLSNSYQEFKRINIQVEVPVSSQISQQGNLESLEQELIEKLDEGYRIIIQSDNKSQSKRMSDLLDNLEGKLHFQIGVFQKGFILPDARLAIYTDHEIFARYRQRTRSARFNREQALVDYEALKPGDYIVHIDYGVGIYKGLRKMPSGGSTIDCLTIGYAENDVVYVPTFQLNRVSKFVGEEGSTPTIHKLGGKMWELAKKRAKKHIELLAEDLIQLYAERQVRKGISFDKDSVWQQEMEDSFIYEITPDQLQSTNEIKRDMEKDKPMERLLCGDVGYGKTEVAIRASFKAVMSGYQVAILAPTTLLVEQHYNTFKERLAQYPMRITMLSRFRSKAMIGKDLVDIYEGKIDIVIGTHRLLSKDIRFKKLGLLIIDEEHRFGVRHKEKLRQLKSDVDTLYMSATPIPRTLSMSLSKLKEMSLIRTSPKARLPIRTVVVPFDEEVIKDALNREIDRGGQIFFVHNRVQTIDSMAEKLRNLLPHVSFGIGHGQMPEKQLEAIMLDFSEHKFDVLLASTIIESGLDIPNVNTIIVNRADTFGLAQLYQIRGRVGRSNRRAYAYLIIPSRMTDIARKRLETLTEYESLGSGYQIAMKDLEIRGAGAMLGTKQSGAINSIGFNYYNRLLENAVESISQGKGKIEWEEEELEEKQDISVTEDFYLPKEYIEDEQVRLDIYRRINAFNSKEEFEELPGELRDRFGEVPEVVQRALDFYLLRWKVSQTRLKKCKIKSNMIELEFPANNLPGRELLTRLISKVNYPVKFETIHDLKITFDLSKSNKNVLDVASEIVSFFS, translated from the coding sequence ATGCAATATTATGATCTGATCAAGCATGATCTGGATAAATCAGCCTTTTTTAGGAATTTTGGGAGTATCCTGCAGGAAGATGTGCGAGGCAATCTGTTTCATCATTTGAACCGGACAGTGAAAGCACTGCTACTTAGCAGAGCGTATTTTGAGACAGGCAAAAATATCATATTAGTGTGCGCAGATGACAAACTTGCAGAAGATTTTATGGATGATCTGCAACTATTAGCAGGAAAAGAAAATGTGTATATGCTGCCTGATTACGAAACGCTTGCTTACGAGCAACGCTCTCCGCATTATACAATCCGGGCTGAGCGTATTCGCACCTTAAGCAGAGCATTTACTGCTGCTCCGGCAATTTATACGGTATCAATCCGGTCATTATTGCGTAAGATCGTGCCGGCAGAAGTATTTTCTCGTTATGTGATAAAGTTGAAGATATTGGAGACCAAAAATCCTGATCATTTAATATCCGAGCTGGTGGGAATGGGATATAAAAATGAATTTCAGGTGACCAAAGTGGGGCAATTAGCACGCCGGGGAGGTATCATTGATATATTCAGTCCTAATTTACCCAATCCGGTCAGGATAGAATATTTTGGTAATGAGATAGAATCCATGCGATATTTCAGTATTAGCAGCCAGCGCTCAATTGGTAAGGAGATAGAAGAAATAACTCTGATCCCTTCACGGGAATTTTCACTTCATGATATCAGTGCCAGTGACAGGCTTTGGGAACGGATCCACGAGCAAGGGTTTTATGAGGGGATTGAGCAGGACATAAGTCTTTTACTAAAGAAAACGAGTGGATTTGCTGATTATTTTTCTGAGGAATCAACCATATTTTTCTGGGACGAATATCAGTTTTTCAGTGCAACATATCGTGAGATCCAGGATGAAACTCAGCAGTTATATTTGAAGGCCAGGGAAAAAAAACATCAGGATGAATTGCCTGAGCCTGAGGATCTGTTTTACAGCAGAAGCTATATTCAGCGATTATTCCAAAGGTTTTCACACTATTTTTTAAGTAACAGTTATCAGGAATTCAAGCGGATAAATATCCAGGTGGAAGTGCCTGTATCCAGCCAAATAAGTCAGCAGGGAAATCTGGAAAGTCTGGAGCAGGAATTAATTGAGAAACTTGATGAAGGTTACCGGATAATAATTCAAAGTGATAATAAAAGCCAGAGCAAGCGGATGAGTGATCTTCTTGATAATCTGGAAGGCAAGCTTCATTTTCAGATAGGGGTATTTCAGAAGGGATTTATCCTGCCTGATGCCAGGCTGGCGATATATACCGATCATGAGATATTTGCGCGTTACCGACAGCGCACCAGAAGTGCAAGATTCAATCGAGAGCAGGCTCTGGTGGATTATGAAGCCTTAAAGCCAGGGGATTATATAGTTCATATTGATTATGGGGTAGGGATATATAAAGGATTACGCAAGATGCCCTCTGGGGGATCGACCATTGATTGCCTGACGATCGGCTATGCTGAAAATGATGTTGTATATGTGCCTACATTTCAATTGAACCGGGTATCCAAGTTCGTAGGAGAAGAAGGCTCCACACCCACTATCCATAAACTGGGTGGCAAGATGTGGGAGCTGGCAAAGAAACGGGCAAAGAAGCATATTGAGCTACTGGCAGAAGATCTTATCCAGCTTTATGCAGAAAGGCAGGTCAGAAAGGGCATCAGTTTTGATAAAGACAGCGTCTGGCAGCAGGAAATGGAGGATTCATTTATCTATGAGATCACGCCGGATCAATTGCAGTCCACGAATGAGATCAAGCGAGATATGGAAAAAGATAAACCTATGGAGCGTCTTCTGTGTGGAGATGTGGGATACGGTAAGACGGAAGTGGCAATACGTGCTTCATTTAAAGCAGTGATGAGCGGATATCAGGTGGCAATTCTGGCACCTACAACCCTGCTGGTGGAACAGCATTATAATACTTTCAAGGAAAGACTGGCACAGTATCCCATGCGAATAACCATGTTAAGCAGATTTCGCAGTAAAGCTATGATAGGCAAGGATCTGGTTGATATTTATGAGGGTAAAATAGATATCGTGATCGGGACGCACAGGTTACTTTCGAAGGATATCAGATTCAAAAAACTGGGTCTTTTGATAATCGATGAAGAGCACAGATTTGGAGTACGGCATAAGGAAAAGCTGCGTCAATTAAAATCAGATGTGGATACGCTTTATATGAGTGCCACACCAATCCCGCGAACTTTGAGCATGTCACTCAGTAAGCTGAAAGAGATGTCATTAATTCGCACATCTCCCAAAGCACGGCTTCCCATTAGGACAGTGGTGGTTCCCTTTGATGAGGAAGTTATCAAAGATGCCTTAAACCGTGAGATAGATCGTGGTGGTCAGATATTTTTTGTCCATAATCGAGTGCAGACAATTGACAGCATGGCAGAGAAACTGCGAAATCTTTTGCCTCATGTAAGTTTTGGGATAGGCCATGGGCAGATGCCGGAAAAGCAGCTAGAAGCTATAATGCTTGATTTTTCGGAGCATAAATTTGATGTTCTATTGGCATCGACGATCATTGAATCAGGGCTTGATATTCCCAACGTAAATACCATAATCGTGAATCGGGCGGATACTTTCGGACTGGCACAGCTTTATCAGATACGTGGTAGAGTGGGCAGGAGCAATCGCCGGGCTTATGCCTATTTGATCATTCCCAGCAGGATGACAGATATTGCGCGGAAAAGACTGGAAACCCTTACAGAATATGAATCTCTGGGTAGTGGTTATCAGATAGCAATGAAGGATCTGGAGATCAGAGGTGCAGGGGCAATGCTGGGTACTAAGCAAAGCGGAGCGATCAATTCTATAGGCTTTAATTATTATAATCGATTACTGGAAAACGCGGTTGAGAGTATTTCACAGGGAAAAGGGAAGATCGAATGGGAAGAAGAAGAATTAGAGGAAAAGCAAGATATTTCTGTTACAGAAGATTTTTATCTGCCCAAGGAATATATCGAAGATGAGCAGGTGCGTCTGGATATTTACCGGAGAATAAATGCTTTCAACTCCAAAGAAGAATTTGAAGAATTACCAGGTGAATTGAGGGACAGGTTTGGTGAGGTACCCGAGGTAGTGCAAAGAGCATTGGATTTTTATCTGCTTCGCTGGAAGGTTTCGCAAACCCGCTTAAAGAAATGCAAGATAAAAAGCAATATGATTGAGCTGGAATTTCCGGCAAATAATCTGCCCGGAAGAGAGTTGCTTACCAGGTTGATAAGCAAGGTGAACTATCCAGTCAAGTTTGAGACGATACATGATCTTAAGATAACTTTTGATTTGAGTAAAAGTAACAAAAACGTGCTGGATGTTGCTTCAGAAATAGTTAGTTTCTTTAGCTGA
- the smpB gene encoding SsrA-binding protein SmpB: MAEKQDIRIKEFKNRKAAHNYYFVQEIEAGIVLMGTEIKSLREGKLSFKDCYAAIDDGEVWLYNLHISPYSHGGYANHDPERKRKLLLNRREINKLRTKIDELGMTLIPKNLYINGMGKVKLTLCLAKGKRLYDKREVMQEKTIKRENERTMKNLKL, encoded by the coding sequence GTGGCAGAAAAACAGGATATCAGAATAAAGGAATTTAAGAATCGCAAGGCAGCACATAATTATTACTTTGTGCAGGAAATCGAAGCTGGAATAGTACTAATGGGAACAGAGATCAAGTCTTTGCGGGAAGGCAAACTAAGTTTTAAGGATTGCTATGCTGCAATTGATGATGGAGAGGTGTGGCTGTATAATCTGCACATCAGTCCCTATTCACATGGAGGATACGCTAATCATGACCCGGAACGCAAACGTAAGCTGCTGCTTAACCGTAGAGAGATAAATAAACTGCGAACAAAAATAGATGAACTGGGGATGACCTTGATACCTAAGAACCTGTATATAAACGGCATGGGAAAAGTAAAACTCACCTTGTGTCTGGCGAAAGGAAAAAGACTCTACGATAAGCGTGAAGTGATGCAGGAAAAGACCATTAAACGTGAAAATGAACGCACCATGAAGAATCTTAAACTCTGA
- a CDS encoding NAD(+)/NADH kinase has product MNNFLLYFNLYDDKFDNTCQKLQEIKENNTLNFYILEEQKEYEKYFPLLAQKNEIDCILVFGGDGTILRAVKYALLYRVPIMGINLGHLGFLSEISIEELEKSIKELKKGKYKILSRMMLKITIKGKDKKIINDLALNDAVISKGDKPKLINLKVYDDRRYVFSTRCDGIIAASPTGSTAYSLSAGGPIISPVMNAIVVVPITPHVLTVRPIVFPASSNISFVINEESETSLLQLDGQNRAQLYAGDRITITSAQQKVDFIKFSNRTFFKTLRTKMHMGKR; this is encoded by the coding sequence ATGAATAATTTTCTGCTCTATTTTAATTTGTATGATGATAAATTTGATAATACCTGCCAGAAGCTTCAGGAAATCAAAGAGAATAATACCCTTAATTTTTATATTCTGGAAGAGCAAAAGGAATATGAGAAGTATTTTCCATTGCTTGCTCAAAAAAATGAAATCGATTGCATTCTGGTGTTTGGTGGAGATGGAACCATATTAAGAGCTGTGAAATATGCTTTATTATATCGGGTTCCAATTATGGGGATCAATCTTGGTCATCTGGGATTTCTATCTGAAATTTCTATAGAGGAGCTGGAAAAATCTATTAAAGAGCTCAAAAAAGGAAAATATAAAATTCTCTCCAGAATGATGCTGAAAATTACGATCAAAGGCAAAGATAAAAAGATAATCAATGATCTGGCGCTTAATGATGCTGTGATTTCCAAAGGAGACAAGCCAAAGCTAATTAATCTCAAAGTTTATGATGACAGACGATATGTGTTTTCCACCCGATGTGACGGGATAATTGCAGCTTCTCCTACTGGTTCCACAGCATATTCCCTTTCTGCTGGAGGTCCTATAATATCTCCGGTTATGAATGCAATTGTGGTGGTTCCTATTACTCCTCATGTACTTACTGTGCGACCGATAGTATTTCCCGCCAGCAGCAATATTTCATTTGTGATTAATGAAGAGTCTGAAACGAGCTTGCTGCAGCTGGATGGTCAAAATCGAGCTCAGTTATATGCTGGAGACAGGATAACAATTACCTCAGCTCAGCAGAAAGTCGATTTTATCAAGTTCTCCAATCGGACATTTTTCAAGACACTAAGAACAAAAATGCATATGGGAAAAAGATAA
- the eno gene encoding phosphopyruvate hydratase — protein MSEIIGVFGREILDSRGKPTIEVEVFLDTGIVGRAAVPSGASKGIYEALELRDDDMKRYNGFGVLKAVDNVNNKIAPELIGFDVTEQALIDHMMIELDGTPNKSNLGANAILGASLACARAAAEELEIPLYQYIGGTNAKMLPCPMSNVINGGSHADNNVDMQEYMIAPYGAKSFAEAIQMNSEIFVALKEILRSKKPPLSTGVGDEGGFAPNLKSNREPLLLMREAVEKAGYKPGKDVFFTMDPAASEFYDDKTGLYELSGERGKPKKTSKQMVNYYVKLVKEFPEIISIEDGLAQDDWEGWKELNKRLGDKIQIVGDDLFVTNTERLSKGIHAEAANAILIKLNQIGTLTETLDAIELARENKYNVVISHRSGETSDDFIADLAVAVNAGQIKTGSLCRSERIAKYNRLLRIEDELQGVAKFGNKTYLGY, from the coding sequence ATGTCAGAAATTATTGGCGTATTTGGAAGAGAAATTCTCGATTCCAGAGGCAAACCAACTATCGAAGTAGAGGTATTTCTTGATACGGGTATCGTTGGCAGAGCAGCAGTACCCAGTGGAGCTTCCAAGGGTATTTATGAAGCTCTCGAATTAAGAGATGATGATATGAAAAGATACAACGGATTTGGTGTATTAAAAGCGGTAGATAATGTGAATAATAAGATAGCTCCAGAATTGATTGGTTTTGATGTAACAGAACAGGCTTTGATAGATCATATGATGATCGAGCTTGATGGTACACCAAACAAAAGCAATCTGGGAGCTAATGCTATTTTAGGCGCGTCACTGGCATGTGCACGTGCTGCAGCAGAAGAACTTGAAATACCACTTTATCAGTATATTGGCGGCACAAATGCCAAAATGCTGCCTTGTCCCATGTCAAATGTGATCAATGGTGGATCTCATGCAGATAACAATGTGGATATGCAGGAATATATGATAGCACCCTATGGAGCAAAGAGTTTTGCTGAGGCTATCCAAATGAATTCTGAGATATTCGTGGCTTTAAAAGAAATTCTTAGATCAAAAAAACCACCTCTTTCCACTGGTGTAGGTGATGAAGGCGGGTTTGCTCCTAATTTGAAATCTAATAGAGAACCACTGTTGCTTATGAGAGAAGCTGTAGAAAAAGCTGGTTACAAACCAGGAAAAGATGTATTTTTCACAATGGATCCTGCTGCATCTGAATTTTATGATGATAAAACTGGGCTTTATGAGTTATCTGGAGAAAGAGGAAAGCCAAAGAAAACATCAAAGCAAATGGTCAATTACTATGTGAAGCTTGTGAAAGAATTCCCAGAGATCATTTCTATAGAGGATGGCTTAGCTCAGGACGACTGGGAAGGCTGGAAAGAATTGAATAAAAGGCTTGGTGACAAAATCCAGATAGTGGGTGATGATCTGTTTGTAACTAATACCGAAAGACTTAGTAAAGGTATTCATGCTGAGGCAGCAAATGCAATCCTGATCAAGCTTAATCAGATTGGTACTTTAACGGAAACTCTTGATGCTATTGAACTTGCCCGTGAGAATAAGTATAATGTGGTAATTTCACACAGAAGCGGTGAAACCAGTGATGATTTCATTGCTGACCTGGCTGTTGCCGTTAATGCCGGACAGATAAAAACTGGTTCGCTTTGCCGTTCAGAAAGAATTGCCAAGTATAATAGATTACTGCGCATCGAAGATGAACTGCAGGGTGTAGCTAAATTTGGAAATAAAACATATCTGGGATACTAA
- a CDS encoding SPFH domain-containing protein codes for MTVLLIIIAVFVIFFLAKGIVVVKQAEVMVLERLGKYSRSLGPGLHIIWPIIDKSRNINWRYVRTDLKGRNFVVTKYESRIDLRETVYDFPRQNVITADNVTIEINAVLYFQITDPYKALYEVHNLPDAIEKLTQTTLRNVIGELELDKTLTSRDTINTKLRIILDEATDKWGVKVNRVELQDINPPDDIRNAMEKQMRAERNRRARILEAEGEKRSQVLIAEGDKEAKIARAQGEAQSKILVAQAEAEAIQKIMNIVQTTKTDPAQYMLAMKYISAFNNIVQKNDKTVVVPYESSAILGSLETIKQLFNKTVT; via the coding sequence ATGACAGTTTTACTAATAATTATTGCTGTATTCGTAATTTTCTTTCTTGCAAAGGGAATAGTAGTTGTGAAGCAGGCTGAAGTGATGGTTCTGGAAAGATTAGGTAAATACAGCCGCTCTTTAGGCCCTGGATTGCATATTATCTGGCCCATTATCGATAAATCAAGAAACATTAACTGGCGCTATGTGCGCACTGACCTTAAAGGCAGAAATTTTGTGGTAACAAAATATGAAAGCAGAATTGATCTGCGCGAAACTGTCTATGATTTCCCACGTCAAAATGTGATCACTGCTGATAATGTGACTATAGAAATTAATGCCGTTCTCTATTTCCAGATCACTGATCCATACAAAGCATTATACGAAGTGCACAACCTGCCAGATGCTATCGAAAAACTCACTCAAACTACTTTACGTAACGTGATTGGTGAACTGGAACTGGATAAAACACTCACCTCTCGTGATACTATTAATACCAAACTTCGCATTATCTTAGATGAAGCAACTGATAAATGGGGTGTAAAGGTTAATCGCGTGGAATTGCAGGATATTAATCCGCCCGATGACATTCGGAATGCCATGGAAAAACAGATGCGGGCAGAAAGAAATAGAAGAGCACGTATTCTGGAAGCCGAAGGTGAAAAAAGATCACAGGTTCTGATAGCTGAAGGTGATAAAGAAGCCAAAATCGCCCGCGCTCAAGGTGAAGCACAATCAAAAATTTTGGTTGCCCAGGCAGAAGCCGAAGCTATCCAAAAGATCATGAACATTGTCCAAACCACAAAGACAGACCCGGCTCAGTATATGTTGGCTATGAAGTATATTAGTGCTTTTAATAACATAGTCCAGAAGAACGATAAGACGGTTGTGGTTCCTTATGAATCATCAGCTATTCTAGGTTCACTGGAAACTATAAAACAACTTTTCAATAAAACAGTAACATAA
- a CDS encoding SLBB domain-containing protein produces MKNKGSIILILIIIFSLSAQLPTDFSAKMMIKVSIVGAVGNPGVYTLEAGSRLSEAIQLSEESNIEMNSLLAKQKLPEQESELEVKKEYSLRHIELRRKDEVINIDLEKYFTLGDLINNPQLKDEDLIYIPAATKNLSITGAVNAEGDFELASGDRISDLIALALGLNESARLDSASLVRLDYQTGDITEFTFSPAVIFADESSRENMLLQSGDRLYIRSMQDYESKFSVEVAGKAIHPGEYAIEPGKTALYEILKKAGGANRLGSLKYAYLQRISERDTTIIYDPEYKRLMDRSLLELSRMEIEYLKFKNRELSGKIVVDFTQQWQSEGSGEGIYLQDNDYIYIPESITTVEVSGAVLYPGAYKWESGKNYEYYIALAGGYTNRAKKSQTRLILAESGAWLKKDKEQAIEQGDKIFVPEKDEKELWEISKEALSIMAQLATVVLAVINIYTN; encoded by the coding sequence ATGAAAAATAAAGGCAGTATTATATTAATACTAATTATAATATTTAGTTTAAGTGCCCAGCTTCCCACTGATTTTTCAGCAAAAATGATGATCAAGGTATCCATTGTGGGTGCTGTGGGAAACCCGGGAGTATATACTCTGGAAGCGGGTAGCCGATTATCAGAAGCAATTCAATTATCAGAAGAAAGTAATATTGAGATGAATTCACTTTTGGCAAAGCAGAAGCTGCCAGAGCAGGAAAGTGAACTTGAAGTGAAGAAAGAATATTCTTTGCGTCACATTGAACTGCGCAGGAAAGATGAAGTGATCAATATTGATCTGGAGAAATATTTTACTTTGGGAGACCTGATAAATAATCCTCAATTAAAAGATGAAGACCTGATCTATATTCCCGCAGCTACGAAAAATCTGAGTATTACTGGAGCGGTAAATGCTGAAGGAGATTTTGAACTGGCTTCAGGAGACAGAATTTCAGATCTGATCGCGTTGGCACTGGGTTTGAATGAATCTGCAAGGTTAGATAGTGCCAGTCTGGTGCGACTGGATTATCAAACAGGAGATATTACTGAGTTTACTTTTTCTCCAGCAGTGATATTTGCTGATGAAAGCAGCAGAGAAAATATGCTGCTGCAAAGTGGAGACAGGCTCTATATTCGCAGTATGCAGGATTATGAAAGCAAATTCAGTGTAGAAGTAGCAGGTAAGGCCATTCATCCCGGAGAATATGCCATAGAACCTGGCAAAACTGCATTGTATGAGATATTGAAGAAAGCCGGTGGAGCGAACCGCCTGGGTAGTCTTAAATATGCTTATTTACAGCGGATTTCCGAGCGTGACACGACCATAATCTATGATCCGGAATATAAACGGTTGATGGATAGGAGTTTACTGGAACTAAGTAGAATGGAAATAGAATATTTAAAATTTAAGAATCGAGAACTGTCAGGAAAAATCGTAGTAGATTTTACTCAGCAGTGGCAATCAGAAGGCAGTGGGGAGGGAATTTATCTTCAGGATAATGATTATATCTATATACCGGAGTCAATAACAACAGTGGAAGTAAGTGGTGCTGTGCTCTATCCGGGAGCATATAAATGGGAATCCGGAAAGAATTATGAATATTATATTGCTTTGGCTGGAGGTTATACAAATCGGGCGAAGAAAAGTCAAACCCGTTTGATATTGGCAGAATCAGGTGCCTGGCTGAAGAAGGATAAAGAGCAGGCTATAGAGCAGGGAGATAAGATTTTTGTTCCGGAAAAAGATGAAAAAGAATTGTGGGAGATATCTAAAGAAGCTTTGAGCATAATGGCACAACTGGCAACAGTAGTACTTGCCGTTATCAATATATATACAAATTAA
- a CDS encoding NfeD family protein: protein MNFTDPWMIWIAIGVICMIIEIFTPGFLFLSFGLGAIITGLITLTHIPLWAQLVVFIVISIILFLNLRKLSVKLTKETIPTNVDALMGKKGFVTEQIPEAGKGYVKIGGETWSAISQDETMIEVNQKIVVKNIDGNKLIVKIFEEEA, encoded by the coding sequence ATGAATTTTACAGACCCTTGGATGATCTGGATAGCCATTGGAGTGATATGCATGATCATAGAAATATTCACTCCCGGGTTCTTATTCCTGAGTTTTGGACTGGGAGCAATAATCACAGGATTAATCACTCTCACGCATATTCCCTTGTGGGCGCAGCTGGTTGTTTTTATTGTGATCTCAATTATTCTATTTCTAAATCTCAGAAAGCTAAGTGTGAAGCTGACAAAAGAAACAATTCCTACAAATGTAGATGCTCTGATGGGAAAGAAAGGATTTGTGACTGAACAGATACCAGAAGCAGGAAAAGGGTATGTGAAAATCGGTGGCGAAACATGGTCGGCAATCAGCCAGGATGAAACAATGATCGAAGTTAACCAAAAAATAGTGGTTAAAAATATTGATGGTAATAAACTAATAGTTAAAATTTTTGAGGAGGAAGCATGA
- the recN gene encoding DNA repair protein RecN, which translates to MLKSIRISNYILVKELEIELTSGLNIFSGETGAGKSVIVEAINTVLGGNLRAGMVFQEDRPAEIVICLTVKKNNHLLMSLINEYELDCEEGEIFFTKIISPALKAKTYLNGIRSTNAVVRKFKDALIDFHSQRDQQKLFNNDYQLEILDAFGRHENEISDFQNKFQIHASNLKQYQKLINQEKENRDKFDLYSYQQEEIENADILADEDVKLGEELNLLVHSEELLELQESYTQDCFEDEKSLFDKINYFLSRLISYEKDSVNIKNSSSILRDCLANLEAVNDELLELKSSIDLEPQRLEDVTQRLDFLNSLKMKYNRSLEDILGYRNEIKEFIENYSSDQDKISNLKKELSISLESLKKSAEKLSEKRKKTARQFARLLQENIALLAIPDGKVELRFKDLTKEKEDYFHSLNSTGKDLVEIYFTANLGIDLQPLKIAASGGELSRFLLAVKKLLAEYLFSKSIIFDEIDTGIGGKTAEYTGEYINTIAHHHQVICITHLAQIAAFSDAHFLIEKQSEQNISHITVKKLDNKNKVPEIARMLSGSDSNLALDHAGELLKKAGK; encoded by the coding sequence ATGCTGAAATCAATCAGAATATCCAATTATATTCTTGTGAAAGAGCTTGAAATTGAGTTAACATCAGGATTGAATATATTTTCTGGAGAGACGGGAGCAGGAAAATCTGTAATAGTAGAAGCAATTAACACAGTTTTAGGTGGAAATCTCAGAGCAGGGATGGTGTTTCAGGAAGATAGACCTGCAGAAATTGTGATTTGCTTAACTGTTAAAAAAAATAATCATTTATTAATGAGTCTTATCAATGAATATGAACTGGATTGTGAAGAAGGAGAAATATTTTTCACTAAAATTATCAGTCCCGCTTTAAAAGCAAAAACATATTTAAATGGGATAAGATCAACCAATGCAGTAGTTAGAAAATTCAAAGATGCTCTGATTGATTTTCACAGCCAGCGAGATCAACAGAAGTTATTCAATAATGATTATCAATTGGAAATATTAGACGCTTTCGGCAGGCATGAAAATGAAATATCTGACTTTCAGAACAAATTCCAGATACATGCATCTAACCTGAAACAATATCAAAAACTGATCAATCAGGAAAAAGAAAACAGAGATAAATTTGATCTTTATTCATATCAACAGGAAGAGATAGAAAATGCAGATATCCTGGCAGACGAGGATGTAAAGTTAGGGGAAGAATTAAATCTGCTGGTTCATTCAGAGGAATTACTGGAATTGCAGGAAAGCTATACCCAGGATTGTTTTGAAGATGAAAAATCACTGTTTGACAAGATAAATTATTTCCTCTCCAGATTAATTTCTTATGAAAAAGATAGTGTGAATATCAAGAATTCCAGCTCAATTCTACGTGACTGTCTGGCAAATCTGGAAGCAGTAAATGACGAGCTTCTGGAATTGAAAAGCAGTATTGACCTTGAACCTCAAAGATTGGAAGATGTTACCCAGAGACTTGATTTTTTAAATTCACTTAAAATGAAATATAATCGTTCTCTGGAAGATATATTAGGTTACAGAAATGAGATCAAAGAATTCATCGAGAACTATAGCTCGGACCAGGATAAGATCAGCAATCTTAAGAAGGAACTGTCTATCAGCCTGGAATCATTAAAGAAAAGTGCTGAAAAATTATCAGAGAAACGGAAAAAGACAGCAAGGCAATTTGCCAGACTTCTGCAGGAAAATATCGCTCTTCTGGCAATTCCAGATGGTAAAGTTGAATTGAGATTTAAAGATTTGACTAAGGAAAAGGAAGATTATTTTCATAGTCTGAATTCAACAGGCAAGGATCTGGTGGAGATATATTTTACAGCAAACCTGGGAATTGACCTGCAACCACTGAAAATAGCTGCCTCTGGCGGTGAGTTATCAAGATTTCTATTAGCAGTAAAAAAGCTGCTTGCTGAGTATTTATTCTCCAAATCAATTATTTTTGATGAAATAGATACAGGGATTGGTGGTAAAACAGCAGAATATACCGGTGAATATATAAATACAATTGCCCATCATCATCAGGTTATCTGTATTACACATCTGGCACAGATAGCGGCATTTTCTGACGCGCATTTCCTGATTGAAAAGCAGTCTGAGCAGAATATTTCCCATATTACAGTGAAAAAACTGGACAATAAAAATAAAGTGCCAGAGATAGCACGGATGCTTTCCGGTTCAGATTCAAATCTTGCTTTGGATCATGCCGGTGAATTGCTAAAAAAGGCGGGAAAATAA